Proteins co-encoded in one Oreochromis aureus strain Israel breed Guangdong linkage group 3, ZZ_aureus, whole genome shotgun sequence genomic window:
- the LOC116329764 gene encoding cell surface glycoprotein MUC18-like, whose protein sequence is MGATLLCELGLFLLCTLLCTGHTQDAVLTIEPNWSSFFIGEFVTFKCDMNEGEDTDWEYTINKDGREFIPYDTNKDYRLTIISTGDSGEYQCSGRRKSSRDTKISNTVSITVLDKPRVTLTAGTTIIPVGGSVTLTCSVQSSDGWKYEWFRGTQTTFIVQIRDQQNRDIRVSQGGIYSCFGTRGNPVYATDISDDVTIEITFSNKVVVKQQPNWPQIFRGETITLTCEVQEGGETTEWEYEWRGPSTPTQWTHNNDVTFRVSESSSGDYMCKSRRRDDSYSSTEWSEAFTLSGSSKSCLLCDLHLTNVIMVSTG, encoded by the exons ATGCTGTGCTAACTATTGAACCCAACTGGTCCAGTTTTTTCATCGGAGAGTTTGTTAccttcaaatgtgacatgaatgAAGGAGAAGACACTGACTGGGAATACACAATCAACAaggatggtcgagaatttattCCCTACGACACAAACAAAGACTACAGATTAACAATTATATCTACAGGTGACAGTGGTGAATATCAGTGCTCTGGTCGCAGGAAGAGCTCACGTGATACAAAGATCAGTAATACTGTCTCTATAACTGTGTTAG ATAAACCCAGGGTGACTctgacagcaggaacaacaatcataccagtagggggcagtgtgacactgacctgctctgtgcagagctctgatggatggaaatatgagTGGTTCAGAGGAACCCAAACAACCTTTATAGTTCAAATCAGagatcaacaaaacagagataTCAGAGTGTCTCAAGGAGGAATCTACAGCTGTTTCGGAAcaagaggaaacccagtttacGCCACTGATAtaagtgatgatgtcaccattgaGATAACCT tttccaataaagttgttgtaaaacaacaacccaactggcctcagatattcagaggtgagacgatcactctgacatgtgaggtgcaggaaggaggtgaaacCACTGAGTGGGAGTATGAATGGAGAGGACCCAGCACACCCACACAGTGGACACACAATAATGATGTGACATTCAGAGTTTCTGAGTCCAGCAGTGGAGACTACATGTGTAAGAGTCGGCGCAGAGATGACTCATATTcttcaacagagtggagtgaagccTTCACATTGTCAGGATCAAgtaagtcatgtttgttgtgtgaTCTCCATTTGACAAATGTCATAATGGTCAGCACAGGATGA